A DNA window from Trichosurus vulpecula isolate mTriVul1 chromosome 2, mTriVul1.pri, whole genome shotgun sequence contains the following coding sequences:
- the CLIC6 gene encoding chloride intracellular channel protein 6 isoform X2 produces MILWLKGVIFNVTTVDLKRKPADLQDLAPGTNPPFMTFDGEVKTDVNKIEEFLEEKLAPPRYPKLGTQHTESNSAGNDVFAKFSAFIKNTRKDANENLEKNLIKALRKLDNYLNTPLPDEIDAYSSEDITVSNRKFLDGNELSLADCNLLPKLHIIKIVAKKYRNFEFPSEMTGLWRYLNNAYTRDEFTNTCPADQEIEYAYSDVAKRMK; encoded by the exons ATGATACTGTGGCTAAAAGGTGTTATATTTAATGTTACAACAGTGGACTTGAAAAG GAAACCTGCAGACTTGCAGGATCTGGCTCCTGGAACAAACCCACCTTTTATGACTTTTGATGGAGAAGTAAAGACAGATGTGAATAAGATCGAGGAGttcttagaagaaaaattagCCCCACCAAG GTACCCTAAGCTTGGAACCCAGCACACGGAATCAAACTCTGCCGGAAATGATGTATTCGCAAAATTTTCTGCATTtataaaaaacacaagaaaggatGCCAATGAGA atttggaaaaaaatctgATAAAGGCTTTGAGGAAACTAGATAATTACTTAAATACCCCTCTGCCTGATGAAATTGATGCCTATAGCTCAGAAGACATCACTGTTTCCAACAGGAAGTTCCTCGATGGGAATGAGCTCAGTTTAGCAGATTGTAATCTCCTACCTAAGCTCCATATCATTAAG ATTGTGGCCAAGAAATACAGGAATTTTGAGTTTCCCTCTGAAATGACTGGCCTATGGAGATATTTGAACAATGCCTATACTAGAGATGAGTTCACAAATACCTGCCCTGCTGACCAGGAGATTGAATATGCATATTCTGATGTTGCAAAAAGGATGAAGTGA